In a single window of the Halolamina litorea genome:
- a CDS encoding DNA-binding protein codes for MSSKSAIGNEVSGVETTERREIDEDGFEVVDEAAERAKNLRPTVEMEIHAKVDTNHPDGRRAGLTLEAEERLEAREWEIKRTAERFDRRLDSDREARTRTVVREASVEQRRVFKERAAAVDPWQDPERADAREQVSKAELGWVNEEARRLSGMLPGWSRAAISRRLAERVVDGVSKTAAVVGVFEELQTDAGQVLPIAALADVPVREVSVSGVVTTLWDPSSPAIQQVGLIEDESGKTKLTVWSRSAQPVVEEGERVVLRNVAKSWYEGRVSVALTGRSSISFPEREAWWAE; via the coding sequence ATGAGTAGTAAGAGCGCAATCGGAAATGAAGTTTCGGGTGTAGAGACGACTGAACGACGAGAAATCGACGAGGACGGGTTCGAGGTTGTGGATGAGGCGGCGGAGCGAGCGAAGAACCTGCGGCCGACGGTGGAGATGGAGATCCACGCGAAGGTGGACACCAATCACCCAGATGGGCGGCGGGCTGGGCTGACACTGGAAGCCGAAGAGCGACTGGAAGCGCGTGAGTGGGAGATCAAGCGAACAGCCGAGCGGTTCGATCGACGGCTGGACTCCGATAGAGAGGCGCGAACGAGAACGGTGGTTCGTGAGGCGAGCGTCGAACAGCGACGAGTGTTCAAAGAGCGAGCGGCGGCGGTGGATCCGTGGCAAGACCCGGAGCGGGCTGATGCGCGCGAGCAAGTGTCGAAAGCGGAACTGGGCTGGGTGAACGAAGAAGCGAGGCGGCTGTCAGGGATGCTGCCGGGGTGGTCGCGGGCGGCGATCAGTCGGCGGCTGGCTGAGCGGGTCGTCGATGGTGTCTCGAAGACGGCGGCGGTCGTCGGTGTCTTCGAGGAGTTACAGACTGATGCCGGGCAGGTGCTCCCCATTGCGGCGCTTGCGGATGTGCCAGTGCGTGAGGTGAGTGTCAGCGGCGTCGTGACGACCCTGTGGGACCCATCGAGTCCAGCTATTCAACAGGTGGGGCTCATCGAAGACGAGAGCGGGAAGACGAAGCTGACGGTCTGGTCGCGGTCAGCGCAACCGGTTGTCGAAGAGGGCGAACGTGTGGTGCTTCGGAACGTCGCGAAGAGCTGGTACGAGGGGCGCGTCTCAGTTGCACTAACGGGGCGGTCGTCGATCTCGTTCCCCGAGCGCGAGGCGTGGTGGGCTGAGTAA
- a CDS encoding transcription initiation factor IIB, protein MTTSNSHDRQFDEDIQRGTTDPCPECRGDVRTTTAETVCEDCGLIIDDLAVDRGPTWYVGDDETTKQTGAALTPARHDRGLSTEVGYRRDANGNTLSAEKRRRLARMRREHSRGRWRSKQERNLGHGLTEVRRVASALGLSDSIRDQACQLFRTAQNQHLLQGRSIEAMAAASVFGACRCNGHSWLIADVAPIAQVEPDRVTNAYHVLNHELGLPTAPVSPTQFVPRIASALGCTDDVRRQAAQLAERAVDAGVTVGVHPAGFAAACLYMAACAHDEPLTQADAAAVAEVTTETVRNHRDRLLSLEE, encoded by the coding sequence ATGACCACGAGCAACAGCCACGACCGGCAGTTCGACGAAGACATCCAGCGCGGTACAACTGACCCCTGTCCGGAGTGCAGGGGAGACGTGCGAACCACCACGGCAGAAACCGTCTGTGAGGACTGTGGCCTCATCATCGACGACCTCGCAGTCGATCGCGGGCCAACGTGGTACGTCGGCGACGACGAGACGACGAAACAGACAGGCGCAGCACTCACACCCGCTCGACATGACCGCGGGCTCTCGACGGAGGTCGGCTATCGACGCGACGCGAACGGGAACACACTCAGCGCCGAGAAACGCCGACGCCTCGCCCGGATGCGTCGCGAGCATTCCCGGGGCCGATGGCGGTCGAAACAGGAACGGAACCTCGGCCACGGCCTCACCGAAGTCCGTCGGGTCGCGAGTGCGCTCGGGCTGAGTGACTCCATCCGTGACCAAGCGTGCCAGCTGTTCCGTACGGCACAGAACCAACACCTCCTCCAGGGTCGATCGATCGAAGCGATGGCCGCGGCAAGCGTCTTCGGCGCCTGTCGATGCAACGGCCACTCCTGGCTCATCGCCGACGTGGCGCCGATAGCGCAAGTCGAACCGGATCGGGTCACAAACGCCTACCACGTCCTCAATCACGAACTCGGATTGCCAACGGCGCCAGTTTCCCCGACACAGTTCGTACCTCGCATCGCCTCCGCACTCGGCTGTACCGACGACGTTCGTCGACAGGCAGCGCAGCTTGCTGAACGGGCCGTCGACGCCGGCGTGACAGTCGGTGTGCACCCGGCCGGTTTCGCTGCTGCATGTCTGTACATGGCGGCGTGTGCCCACGACGAGCCGTTGACGCAAGCCGACGCGGCGGCCGTCGCCGAGGTAACCACCGAGACAGTCAGGAACCATCGCGATCGACTGCTCTCACTTGAGGAGTGA
- a CDS encoding acetamidase/formamidase family protein codes for MSQQEVTDELYVDQYTLGLVGPDQEWAGTVADGGTVTTYTPPGCWGPMITPSFRGGHEVTRPIRVEGAEVGDAVAIHIRDVEVTSMATSTGSMAEREGAFQDDPFVDHRCPECGTTWPDSVVEGTGEDAIKCAECGANASSFGFEYGYTVAFDHENAVGITLDKDGAHELATNAAEVMDIPENSRQHPILLYEPDGMPGTLGRLRPFIGNIGTTPSVTMPDSHNAGDFGQNLIGAEHDYGVNTEEDLEKRTDGHMDIPEVRAGATLICPVDVDGGGVYVGDLHANQGDGELSLHTTDVSGTVTMDVEVIKDLELDGPILLPNGEDLPFISQPYSDDERDAGLELGAEHGVDVNTEMGPIQVVGSGATVNDATQNAFDRASKLLDMTEGEIRARSTFTGGVQIGRLPGVVQLDMLVPMDILADRGIDHLVRGQYDL; via the coding sequence ATGTCTCAACAGGAAGTCACCGATGAGCTGTACGTCGACCAGTACACGCTCGGACTCGTTGGCCCGGATCAGGAGTGGGCTGGCACCGTCGCCGACGGCGGGACGGTCACCACCTATACACCGCCGGGCTGCTGGGGGCCGATGATCACGCCCTCGTTCCGTGGCGGCCACGAGGTGACACGGCCGATCCGCGTCGAGGGCGCCGAAGTCGGTGACGCCGTCGCTATCCACATCCGTGATGTGGAGGTGACCAGTATGGCGACAAGTACGGGCTCCATGGCCGAACGCGAGGGGGCGTTCCAGGACGACCCGTTCGTCGACCACCGCTGTCCTGAGTGTGGCACTACGTGGCCCGACTCGGTCGTCGAAGGGACTGGCGAGGACGCGATCAAGTGTGCGGAGTGTGGCGCCAACGCCTCCTCCTTCGGGTTCGAATACGGCTACACAGTCGCGTTCGACCACGAGAACGCCGTCGGGATTACGCTCGATAAAGACGGCGCCCACGAACTTGCGACGAACGCCGCGGAAGTGATGGACATCCCCGAGAACTCCCGCCAACACCCGATCCTCCTGTACGAACCTGACGGGATGCCGGGGACGCTGGGACGGCTGCGGCCCTTCATCGGGAACATCGGCACGACGCCGTCGGTCACGATGCCCGACTCCCACAACGCCGGTGACTTCGGTCAGAACTTGATCGGCGCCGAACACGATTACGGCGTCAACACCGAAGAAGATCTCGAGAAGCGCACTGACGGCCACATGGATATCCCGGAGGTGCGTGCGGGCGCGACGCTGATCTGCCCCGTCGACGTCGACGGCGGAGGAGTGTACGTCGGTGACCTCCACGCAAACCAGGGCGACGGCGAACTCTCGCTGCACACCACCGACGTGAGCGGGACCGTCACGATGGACGTCGAAGTGATCAAAGACCTCGAACTCGACGGGCCGATCCTCCTGCCCAACGGGGAGGACCTCCCGTTCATCAGCCAGCCCTACAGCGACGACGAGCGCGACGCAGGCCTCGAGCTGGGCGCCGAACACGGTGTCGACGTGAACACCGAGATGGGGCCGATTCAGGTGGTCGGCTCCGGCGCGACGGTCAACGACGCCACGCAGAACGCATTCGACCGGGCGTCGAAACTGCTCGACATGACCGAAGGCGAGATCCGCGCACGCAGTACGTTCACCGGTGGCGTCCAGATCGGTCGCCTCCCCGGCGTCGTCCAACTCGACATGCTCGTCCCGATGGACATCCTCGCCGATCGCGGGATCGACCACCTCGTTCGAGGCCAGTACGACCTCTGA
- a CDS encoding ABC transporter substrate-binding protein produces the protein MTEQRRRRDVLRVLGGLSATGITGLAGCTSGNETGSTDSPSGATGSASPTGTDDTTATPAERSVTDAVGRTVAVPETVDRVVGLGSGALRFVTYAGGAESVVAVEQLESTNADRPFRPYTLANQRYTDLPTVGTRKSPDPERVLQADPDVVVYGYATPDEADEMQNRLGIPVVVIRPGGLTQDLRDRFFGSLDLLGTVLGTTERVETLRTYVEESLADLQERAGQVEQQPQGYVGYLGRGKHGLTFTQPSYVPFRYGGVANVAEGATGSGDGGGGGGGGGGGGGGGGGGGGGGGGGGGGGGGRKGARRIEIDPETLIQWDPSILFVDLGTESYDALEDPQYEGITAIENEQVYATMPTRDYGTNFGTVIADAYAVGAAANPDVYDVDPVEKANEVYETFVGEPVYDGVADAYGNGFGSML, from the coding sequence ATGACGGAACAACGCCGACGGCGTGACGTGCTCCGCGTGCTCGGAGGGCTGAGTGCGACCGGGATCACGGGACTCGCCGGCTGTACGTCTGGGAACGAGACCGGGAGTACCGATAGCCCGTCCGGGGCGACTGGTTCGGCGTCACCGACGGGAACGGACGACACGACCGCAACGCCGGCGGAGCGATCGGTCACCGACGCCGTCGGGCGGACGGTGGCAGTGCCCGAAACCGTCGACCGTGTCGTCGGACTCGGGTCGGGTGCACTCCGGTTCGTCACCTACGCTGGTGGTGCCGAATCGGTCGTCGCCGTCGAACAGTTGGAGTCGACAAACGCCGACCGACCGTTCCGACCGTACACGCTGGCGAACCAGCGCTACACCGACCTCCCAACGGTCGGGACGCGGAAGAGCCCCGATCCCGAGCGGGTGTTGCAGGCCGACCCGGACGTGGTGGTGTACGGCTATGCGACGCCCGACGAGGCCGACGAGATGCAGAACCGCCTCGGGATTCCGGTCGTCGTGATCCGCCCCGGCGGGCTGACGCAGGACCTTCGGGATCGCTTCTTCGGCTCACTCGATCTCCTCGGGACGGTACTCGGGACGACCGAGCGCGTCGAGACGCTTCGGACGTACGTCGAGGAGAGCCTCGCGGACCTCCAAGAACGGGCCGGCCAAGTCGAGCAGCAGCCACAGGGCTACGTCGGCTACCTCGGCCGGGGGAAACACGGCCTCACCTTCACCCAGCCGAGCTACGTTCCGTTCCGGTACGGCGGCGTCGCGAACGTGGCCGAAGGCGCGACCGGCAGCGGTGACGGCGGTGGGGGCGGCGGTGGAGGCGGTGGAGGCGGTGGGGGTGGAGGCGGCGGTGGTGGAGGCGGCGGTGGCGGAGGCGGCGGCGGTGGCGGCCGAAAGGGCGCGAGACGGATCGAGATCGATCCCGAGACGCTCATTCAGTGGGACCCGTCTATCCTGTTCGTCGATCTCGGAACCGAGAGCTACGACGCACTCGAGGACCCCCAGTACGAGGGTATCACCGCGATCGAGAACGAGCAGGTGTATGCGACCATGCCGACGCGTGACTACGGGACCAACTTCGGGACCGTGATCGCGGACGCCTACGCCGTCGGCGCCGCCGCGAACCCCGACGTCTACGACGTGGACCCCGTCGAGAAGGCCAACGAGGTCTACGAGACGTTCGTCGGCGAACCCGTCTACGACGGCGTGGCCGACGCCTACGGTAACGGTTTCGGCAGCATGCTGTAG
- a CDS encoding FecCD family ABC transporter permease, whose amino-acid sequence MNADTEHTGSGTEGGSPETAADAVDAYEQHVRQKTGVVLATVGVLFVLAAYSVLSGPIGIPLSQLPGILAGSVGGTPARVIWNIRLPRVVAAVGAGFGLAVAGAVLQSLLRNPLASPYTLGISQAAAFGAAVAIVVFGAGSTTGGSFASWVPYLTGVTAFVAALGSTGAILLVARLRRATPETLVLTGIALGAFFSAGTSALEYFATNVQLAALVAWRFGTVSNATWDGNLLLWTGALLAGGYFVHRSWAYEVLDAGDDTARTLGVEVTRLRVTGMIIASLLTAIVVSLFGVIGFVGLVVPHIVRRVIGGDERFLIVTSSVAGGALLLASDIVARRIIAPVVLPVGIVTAFVGVPLFLYLIVNGREYW is encoded by the coding sequence ATGAACGCCGACACCGAGCACACCGGCTCCGGAACCGAGGGCGGGTCACCCGAAACGGCGGCCGACGCCGTCGACGCATACGAACAGCATGTCCGGCAGAAGACCGGTGTCGTGCTGGCCACCGTCGGCGTCCTGTTCGTCCTCGCTGCGTACTCCGTGCTCTCCGGGCCGATCGGAATCCCGCTCTCACAGCTCCCCGGTATCCTCGCAGGTAGCGTCGGGGGGACGCCCGCGCGGGTGATCTGGAACATCCGCCTGCCACGGGTCGTTGCGGCCGTCGGCGCCGGGTTCGGCCTCGCCGTCGCTGGGGCGGTACTCCAGAGTCTGCTTCGGAACCCACTGGCGTCGCCGTACACGCTCGGTATCTCACAAGCAGCCGCGTTCGGGGCGGCCGTCGCCATCGTCGTCTTCGGCGCGGGATCGACGACTGGCGGGTCGTTCGCGTCGTGGGTGCCGTACCTGACCGGCGTCACGGCTTTCGTCGCCGCACTCGGCTCTACTGGGGCGATCCTGCTCGTTGCGCGCCTACGCCGTGCGACGCCGGAGACGCTCGTACTCACCGGGATCGCGCTCGGAGCCTTCTTCAGCGCCGGCACGTCCGCTCTCGAGTACTTCGCGACCAACGTCCAACTCGCCGCGCTGGTCGCCTGGCGGTTCGGGACGGTCTCGAACGCGACGTGGGACGGGAACCTCCTGCTGTGGACCGGCGCCCTGCTCGCTGGCGGCTACTTCGTCCACCGGTCGTGGGCGTACGAGGTGCTCGACGCCGGCGACGACACGGCCCGAACGCTCGGCGTTGAGGTGACACGGCTCCGAGTCACGGGGATGATCATCGCCTCGCTGCTGACGGCGATCGTCGTCTCGCTGTTCGGCGTCATCGGCTTCGTCGGGCTCGTCGTCCCCCATATCGTCCGCCGCGTAATCGGCGGTGACGAGCGATTCCTGATCGTCACCTCCAGCGTCGCTGGCGGCGCGCTTCTCCTCGCGTCGGACATCGTCGCCCGCCGGATCATCGCTCCAGTCGTGCTCCCCGTCGGGATCGTCACGGCGTTCGTCGGCGTACCGTTGTTCCTCTACCTCATCGTCAACGGGAGGGAGTACTGGTGA
- a CDS encoding ABC transporter ATP-binding protein, whose amino-acid sequence MIRIDDLTVGYDEPVVSDVNVAVDRGELVAVLGPNGVGKSTLLRTVLGLQSPLSGTVTVNGDDVTALSRSEIATRLGYVPQSESGGLPSTVFATVLAGRKPRATWRPSDHDREVVGEVLADLGLSDLAMRQLTELSGGQRQQVRLARALAQEPAGLVLDEPTSSLDLRHQLDVLERVRELADGGVAALFALHDLDLALRFADRFVFLANGGVAAVGGEDVVTADLVERVYGVSATVATVDGRRVVVPD is encoded by the coding sequence GTGATCCGGATCGACGATCTCACGGTCGGCTACGACGAGCCGGTCGTCTCGGACGTGAACGTCGCTGTCGACCGCGGGGAGCTCGTCGCGGTGCTCGGCCCCAACGGTGTTGGCAAGTCGACGCTGCTGCGGACGGTGCTCGGCCTCCAGTCGCCGCTTTCGGGGACGGTCACAGTCAACGGCGATGACGTGACGGCGCTCTCTCGTTCGGAGATCGCGACTCGGCTCGGGTACGTTCCACAGTCCGAATCGGGCGGCCTCCCCTCGACCGTGTTCGCGACGGTACTCGCCGGGCGGAAACCCCGTGCAACGTGGCGGCCAAGCGACCACGACCGCGAGGTGGTCGGTGAGGTGCTCGCTGACCTCGGCCTCTCGGATCTCGCGATGCGCCAACTCACAGAACTCTCCGGCGGACAGCGCCAGCAGGTCCGACTCGCCCGTGCGCTCGCCCAAGAGCCCGCGGGGCTGGTGCTCGACGAACCGACGAGCAGCCTCGATCTGCGCCACCAACTTGACGTGCTGGAACGGGTCCGAGAGCTCGCCGACGGCGGCGTCGCAGCGCTGTTCGCGTTGCACGATCTCGACCTCGCGCTCCGCTTTGCTGACCGGTTCGTGTTCCTCGCAAACGGTGGTGTCGCCGCCGTCGGAGGTGAGGACGTGGTCACCGCAGACCTCGTCGAACGCGTCTACGGTGTGTCGGCGACGGTCGCCACCGTCGACGGCCGGCGCGTTGTCGTCCCCGACTAG
- a CDS encoding SDR family oxidoreductase — protein sequence MVASDIANRVVLLTGGTSGIGRIAAKELAERGATVAVVGRDRSRGESIAAESSTLRGEIRFHRADLAAQSAVRSLAEEIQETYGRIDALVHNAGLSASQRTETVDGIERTLAVNYLAPYLLTHELIDTVSASVPARIVTTGSELHRRASLDVDDLQFETDYETRQAYSRSKLALIAFTLELADKLPDGVTANSFHPGFIPSTNLFREASLPTRIGVRLAGLVPGVGTSPQTGAGRLVRLVTDPEFSDRTGVYVTGDGIVSPSADAADPEQRRRLWDRTADLVGVDPDWPRMA from the coding sequence ATGGTCGCCAGCGACATCGCCAACCGCGTCGTCCTCCTGACCGGCGGGACCAGTGGCATCGGCCGGATCGCCGCGAAGGAGTTGGCCGAGCGGGGGGCGACCGTCGCCGTCGTTGGCCGGGATCGCTCTCGGGGGGAGTCGATCGCCGCCGAGTCCTCGACGCTCCGCGGGGAGATTCGGTTCCACCGTGCCGATTTGGCGGCTCAGTCGGCGGTGCGCTCGCTCGCCGAGGAGATCCAGGAGACGTACGGCCGGATCGATGCGCTCGTCCACAACGCGGGGCTCTCCGCCAGTCAGCGAACGGAGACCGTCGACGGGATCGAACGCACGCTCGCAGTCAACTACCTCGCACCGTACCTGCTGACCCACGAACTGATCGATACCGTGTCTGCCTCTGTGCCGGCGCGGATCGTCACCACCGGCTCCGAACTCCACCGTCGCGCCTCGCTGGACGTCGATGACCTCCAGTTCGAGACTGACTACGAAACCCGGCAAGCCTACTCGCGCTCGAAACTCGCGCTGATCGCCTTCACGCTCGAACTTGCCGACAAGCTCCCCGACGGCGTCACTGCCAACAGCTTCCACCCAGGGTTCATCCCGTCGACGAACCTGTTCCGGGAGGCGTCGCTACCGACCCGAATCGGCGTCCGGCTCGCGGGTCTCGTCCCCGGCGTCGGTACCAGCCCGCAGACGGGTGCAGGACGGTTGGTTCGACTCGTCACTGACCCGGAGTTCAGTGATCGAACCGGCGTCTACGTTACCGGCGACGGGATCGTTTCGCCCTCCGCGGACGCCGCCGACCCGGAGCAACGGCGCCGACTATGGGACCGTACCGCCGACCTCGTCGGCGTCGATCCGGATTGGCCGAGGATGGCGTAG
- a CDS encoding winged helix-turn-helix domain-containing protein gives MTEDTPPRIKPDGGSDGYDVNEAVEEEWVEETTPFDRVYEIIQRVYDPASAREIADRARVSPTTARKHLRTLARAGEVATSQDGQTTQYRRSETAIVTEHAQALLTERTPEEIASGIAEMKAQIREWREEYGVDSPEEFARELDVDDADRDHGPLLTEWQTTRRNLALAQATLAIAEASNSGHLTGADTDDDGHGDTSVIV, from the coding sequence ATGACTGAGGATACGCCTCCCCGGATAAAGCCGGATGGCGGGAGCGACGGCTACGATGTCAACGAGGCGGTTGAAGAGGAGTGGGTCGAGGAGACGACACCGTTCGACCGAGTCTACGAGATCATCCAACGCGTCTACGACCCTGCGTCCGCCAGAGAGATCGCTGACCGTGCTCGTGTATCGCCGACTACAGCACGAAAGCACCTTCGAACTCTTGCACGGGCTGGTGAAGTGGCGACGTCTCAAGATGGCCAGACGACGCAGTACCGACGGTCAGAAACGGCGATCGTCACCGAACACGCACAGGCGCTCCTCACGGAACGGACGCCAGAAGAGATCGCATCCGGCATCGCAGAGATGAAGGCACAGATCCGGGAATGGCGGGAGGAATATGGCGTCGATTCTCCCGAGGAGTTCGCCCGGGAACTGGATGTCGACGACGCCGACAGGGACCACGGCCCCCTTCTTACAGAATGGCAAACGACGCGGCGCAACCTCGCACTCGCACAAGCCACACTTGCGATCGCTGAGGCAAGCAACAGTGGTCACCTCACTGGTGCCGACACAGACGATGATGGCCACGGCGACACGTCGGTCATCGTATGA
- a CDS encoding serpin family protein, with protein sequence MDRRHYLSVSSALLAGALAGCTAPGNSRADIGASASSMPAVHADVGDDILDELVTGTNSFAFDLFDELRTAEGAENLMVSPISATIALSMTYAGASGTTREQMQEALHHTLSDQQLHAAFNELQRTLSGRGEDVDEADLPSEYDGDDDPVPFQLSLANAIWGQEGFPFREEYLTTLENHYSGDLTEVDFVENPNGIRRSINAWVAEQTDNRIEELLPKGSITSQTALVLTNAIYFTANWLHPFDEEQTEPAPFTALDGSTSSVQMMSQDVRVPAATVDGAQAVELPYVGGTTGMLVIVPPAGEFAAYERTFDGERLARIVDALEPQRGYVNLPRFEFDSAFKLEQSLEALGMTEAFAPNEADFSRMADLSEVGGNLFLDQVYHDAYVGVDEQGTEAAAATGSVMTLVSLPPTLLDANRPFLFVIRDRPTGTVLFTGRVVDASAAQA encoded by the coding sequence ATGGACCGCCGTCACTATCTCTCCGTCTCGAGCGCCCTCCTCGCCGGTGCCCTCGCGGGTTGTACAGCACCGGGAAACTCCCGAGCGGACATCGGCGCGAGCGCGTCGTCGATGCCCGCGGTCCACGCAGACGTTGGGGACGACATCCTCGATGAGTTGGTAACTGGAACGAACTCGTTCGCGTTCGACCTGTTCGACGAACTCCGCACAGCTGAGGGCGCCGAGAACCTGATGGTTTCGCCGATCAGTGCCACGATCGCGCTGTCGATGACGTACGCTGGTGCCAGCGGGACCACTCGCGAGCAGATGCAGGAGGCGCTCCACCACACACTCAGTGACCAACAACTCCATGCAGCGTTCAACGAACTCCAGCGAACGCTGTCTGGCCGCGGCGAGGACGTCGATGAAGCGGACCTCCCATCGGAGTACGACGGCGACGACGATCCCGTTCCGTTCCAGCTCTCGCTCGCCAACGCCATTTGGGGCCAAGAGGGGTTTCCGTTCAGGGAGGAATACCTGACCACGCTCGAGAACCACTACAGCGGTGACCTCACCGAAGTCGATTTCGTCGAGAACCCGAACGGTATCCGGCGAAGCATCAACGCTTGGGTCGCCGAACAGACCGACAACCGGATCGAGGAGCTGCTTCCGAAGGGGTCGATCACGTCTCAGACCGCGCTCGTCCTGACGAATGCGATCTACTTCACGGCGAACTGGCTCCATCCGTTCGACGAGGAGCAGACGGAGCCCGCCCCGTTCACCGCGCTCGATGGCTCGACGAGTTCGGTCCAGATGATGTCCCAAGACGTCAGGGTCCCGGCGGCGACCGTCGACGGAGCCCAGGCCGTTGAACTACCGTACGTCGGCGGAACGACCGGGATGCTCGTCATCGTGCCACCTGCCGGCGAGTTCGCAGCCTACGAACGAACGTTCGACGGCGAGCGCCTCGCCCGGATCGTCGACGCACTCGAACCCCAGCGTGGCTACGTCAATCTCCCACGCTTCGAGTTCGACTCGGCGTTCAAACTGGAGCAATCGTTGGAGGCGCTGGGAATGACCGAGGCGTTCGCCCCGAATGAGGCGGACTTCTCACGGATGGCCGACCTCTCGGAGGTGGGCGGCAACCTGTTTCTCGATCAGGTCTACCACGACGCCTACGTCGGCGTCGACGAGCAAGGGACCGAAGCGGCAGCGGCGACGGGATCAGTGATGACTCTCGTCTCGCTTCCACCGACGTTACTCGACGCGAACCGCCCGTTCCTCTTCGTGATCCGGGATCGACCAACCGGGACGGTGCTGTTCACAGGTCGTGTTGTCGATGCCAGCGCTGCACAAGCGTAG
- a CDS encoding group I truncated hemoglobin, whose translation MMSETIYSQIGGRDAVEQVVDDFYDRVLADDQLADFFEGMDMAELRAHQVQFISAVAGGPVDYGGADMREAHDHLDISGSEFDLVGEYLEQALVDAGVDDENVSAIMSEVAALKPPIIGN comes from the coding sequence TTGATGTCCGAAACAATCTACAGCCAGATCGGGGGCAGGGACGCGGTCGAACAGGTCGTCGACGACTTCTACGACCGGGTGCTGGCAGACGACCAGTTGGCCGACTTCTTCGAGGGGATGGACATGGCCGAACTGCGTGCTCACCAGGTCCAGTTCATCAGCGCCGTCGCCGGCGGCCCGGTTGACTACGGCGGCGCCGACATGCGGGAAGCACACGACCACTTGGACATCTCCGGATCGGAGTTCGACCTCGTCGGCGAGTACCTCGAACAGGCACTCGTCGACGCGGGCGTCGACGACGAGAACGTCTCGGCGATCATGTCTGAAGTCGCTGCGTTGAAGCCGCCGATTATCGGGAACTGA
- a CDS encoding helix-turn-helix domain-containing protein, with the protein MTTGVHVEMVVDGIEACPVGSISEASEVASVHTDGGRGSDSGVVGELTVDEAAAGGLSEHDTELVFADGSQSVHRFSTESTDCPCGRIPDHGCPIRDVRAESGSIHVSFVAQDVDVVQEIVTDLRSCSETVRLRRLTQSAPDEGEQLLFVEREAFTDRQYEALATAHEMGYFDRPRRAGNEEVADRLGVSGATFSEHLAVAQRKLLNQLLAA; encoded by the coding sequence ATGACCACGGGGGTTCACGTAGAGATGGTGGTCGACGGTATCGAGGCGTGTCCGGTGGGATCGATCAGTGAGGCGAGCGAGGTGGCGTCGGTCCACACCGACGGCGGGCGAGGGTCCGACTCCGGCGTCGTCGGGGAACTGACGGTCGACGAAGCTGCCGCTGGGGGGCTGTCCGAACACGATACGGAGCTCGTCTTCGCCGACGGCTCCCAGTCGGTCCATCGGTTCTCCACCGAGAGCACCGACTGCCCCTGCGGACGCATCCCCGACCACGGCTGCCCCATCCGGGACGTCCGCGCGGAGTCCGGGTCGATCCACGTCTCGTTCGTCGCACAGGACGTCGACGTGGTCCAGGAAATCGTCACTGACCTCCGTTCGTGCTCGGAAACGGTCCGACTTCGGAGACTGACGCAGTCCGCCCCCGACGAGGGGGAGCAACTCCTGTTCGTCGAGCGGGAGGCGTTCACGGACCGGCAGTACGAAGCGCTCGCCACCGCCCACGAGATGGGCTACTTCGACAGGCCGCGCCGTGCCGGAAACGAGGAGGTGGCTGACCGACTCGGCGTCTCCGGAGCGACGTTCAGTGAACACCTCGCGGTCGCCCAGCGGAAGCTCCTGAACCAACTGCTTGCGGCCTAG